One region of Solanum pennellii chromosome 6, SPENNV200 genomic DNA includes:
- the LOC107022575 gene encoding 2-methylacyl-CoA dehydrogenase, mitochondrial, whose translation MHKLFAVRSLSSTIAKNFKSLQNQQAAFSTSLLLDDTQKQFKESVAKFAQENIAPYAEKIDRTNSFPKEINLWKLMGDFNLHGITAPEEYGGLNLGYLYHCIALEEISRASGAVAVSYGVQSNVCINQLVRNGTPEQKQKYLPKLISGDQIGALAMSEPNAGSDVVSMKCRADRVDGGYVLNGNKMWCTNGPIANTLIVYAKTDTTAGSKGITAFIIEKEMSGFSTAQKLDKLGMRGSDTCELVFENCFVPKENVLGHEGKGVYVLMSGLDLERLILAAGPIGIMQACMDIVIPYVRQREQFGRPIGEFQLIQGKLADMYTALQSSRSYVYAVAKDCDNGKIDPKDCSGTILLAAERATQVALQAIQCLGGNGYINEYPTGRLLRDAKMYEIAAGTSEIRRIVIGRELLKHQ comes from the exons ATGCATAAATTATTTGCAGTAAGGTCCTTGAGTTCTACCATAGCCAAAAACTTCAAGTCCCTACAAAATCAACAAGCTGCTTTTTCTACTTCATTACTATTGGATGATACTCAAAAacag TTTAAAGAAAGTGTAGCAAAATTTGCTCAAGAGAATATAGCTCCTTATGCTGAAAAGATTGATAGAACAAACAGTTTCCCAAAG GAGATTAACTTGTGGAAATTGATGGGAGACTTTAATTTGCATGGAATTACCGCACCAG AGGAATATGGCGGTCTCAACCTTGGATATTTATATCATTGCATTGCCTTAGAAGAAATTAGTCGTGCATCTGGTGCTGTTGCTGTTTCATATGGTGTTCAATCCAACGTTTGCATTAACCAATTg gTTAGAAATGGAACCCCTGAGCAGAAGCAAAAATATTTGCCAAAG CTTATAAGTGGTGATCAAATTGGGGCTCTAGCCATGAGTGAACCAAATG CTGGGTCAGATGTTGTTAGCATGAAGTGTCGAGCCGATCGTGTCGATGGTGGCTATGTTTTAAACGGAAATAAAATGTGGTGCACCAATGGTCCTATCGCTAATACTTTG ATTGTTTACGCAAAAACGGATACTACTGCTGGTTCTAAAGGAATTACAGCATTTATAATCGAAAAAGAGATGTCAGG ATTCTCAACCGCACAAAAATTGGACAAACTTGGGATGCGAGGAAGCGATAC ATGTGAACTTGTATTTGAGAATTGCTTTGTTCCTAAAGAAAATGTTTTAGGCCACGAaggaaaag GAGTGTATGTTTTAATGTCGGGGCTAGATTTGGAACGACTTATTTTAGCAGCAGGACCTATTGGAATAATGCAAGCATGTATGGATATTGTTATTCCTTACGTTCGACAAAGGGAGCAATTTGGAAGACCAATCGGCGAATTTCAACTTATACAG GGAAAACTAGCTGACATGTATACTGCTTTACAATCTTCAAG ATCATATGTGTATGCTGTTGCAAAGGATTGTGACAATGGGAAGATTGATccaaag gaTTGTTCTGGGACTATACTACTGGCAGCTGAAAGAGCCACTCAAGTAGCTCTCCAG GCAATTCAATGTCTAGGTGGAAACGGATATATAAATGAGTATCCAACAGGACGTTTACTGCGAGATGCCAAAATGTATGAGATTGCAGCAGGAACTAGTGAAATAAGAAGAATTGTAATTGGTCGTGAGCTACTTAAACATCAATAA